GATGCAGCGGGCGCTCCTGCAGTACTGGATGCCGGAAAACAGGGAATATGTACGCAAGGCACTGATAAAGGCGGGAAGAAAGGACCTCATCGGCCGCAGCCCGAAGGCGCTGGTTTACTGAGAGGAAATACCTCAGTCACTATAAATAAAGAAAACTATGAAAATGGCGGAGAGCTGACTTCTCCGCCATTTTTATCTTATGGCAAGGCCGCGCCAGTTCATACGGCGCAAAATCCGGCTTCGGCTTTACATCCATTAATATGGTCAATATAATGAAGCAGTTGATACAGTTTCCTGTTTTCTACATTACGTTTTCATATACAGGCATTATTGCCAGTTACGGCTGTCTCAACCGGCCGATTAGGGGGTGATTTATCTGTCGTTTTTGTCATCTTTATGGGAAATTATCAAGTTTATCTTTGATAATTCTCCTAATAGAATTGATAAATATTTGGTCTATCTTTACCTAAATGATAGGCCTAAATATTATTTAGCCCACTTTGGGATCTTTGTTTCTTGCTTTGTTGTAATACATTGTTACCGCCTTGCCCACAGAAAGAAACCGGACTATTAGACAAGCCCATTTTTTAATAAGCCGGCGATGTTTCTTATATCTTCCCTGCTATTGGCATTGGCGGCTTTTGGGATAATATTTATTTCAACGTATAACACTTTTTGTCTTTTTCTCCAGCTAAGTACCAAGAAATAGAGCAATATTTGCCTGACACTAAATTAACATGTATTTAAGAGTACAGTCTTTTTTATCTCGCAGTAATCTTATTATGATAAGGGATGTGGTTTGTTTGTCGTTTTTACTATCTTTATGGGAGACTATAAATTCATATTATTCACCTTCTGAACTTAAAATGGATAAATTATTCGTCTCTCTTTATCTCCATAACAGGCCACTATATTATCTAGCTCAATTTTGTACTTTTCTGATCTGTTTAATCTTAATACATGGATCGCGGCTTATGAATAAAAAGGAACCGGACTATTGGACAAGTCCGATTTTTAAAAAACCTCAAGCATTTTTTCTCACATCGGTTTTCCTTGCCGTGCTTGCCGCCTGCGCAATAGAATTCTTGACGCATAATACTTTTTTACGTCTTTTAAGGCAGGCCATGCAAGAAGAGGCGGCGCAAAAAAGCCTTCAAATTGGCATTCATTAAATAAAAAAAGAGTACCCGGCTGAATACTCTCAAAAGCTGCCGATTGAATAGGTTAGCGGCGGAGCTGCAGTCGGATTTTATATCACTCCGCCGCCGCTTTGTTGCCTATTTATCTGTTTTACCGCATATTTTCCATTTATCGGCGGTGGTGATTTCCGCGAAACTGCCGCTTAGAGAGGCCATAAAGGCGGCTTGGACTACGGGAGCGGGTACGACCGCGTTATTCCATTCCAGGTCTCTCGTCGCGCAGGCGTCCTCTATAAGCGTGATGTCATAGCCAAGGCTTCTGGCGGCCCTCACCGTTGTGTCGACACACATATGGGTCATCATGCCGCAGACCACTAGGTGACGGATATCTTTTTTATCAAGTTCCGACTTCAAATTTGTTTGATAGAAGCTGTCCGGCGTATGCTTTTCAATCACTGTCTCCGAATCTTGAGGGCAGACACTTTTATGGATTTGTACTCCCTCCGTGTCCCGCACAAAAAACGCGGCGGCCGGCGATTGGTTTATATGCCGGACATGGAAAACAGGCAGCCCATGTTCCCGGAACGACTGCAATATTTTTTTCGCCTGATTCGCCGCCTCTTCCGCGCGGTATAATTCAAATTTCCCGTTCGGAAAGTAATCGTTCTGTATGTCGATCAACAGCAGTCCTAAATTCATTCAAAAACACCTCCGTCAAATATATTAAAGAAAATACTTCCCTTGTGGGAACTTAACCGCTTAAACCGCCCTTATTTCAGCTCAAATACCAGCGAGACGGAGACGCTGACGTTTATCACTCCGGCGGCAAGCTGCGTGGCGGGCATCGCCGCGTCCGCCATCATTGAATAGCCTATCACGGTGTTTTTTCGCGCCAGCGGCGCGGCGCCAGCGGTGCCGATGTTCGCGTTGACCAGCCTGCCGAGGCTGCGGCCGCCCGTTGAGGCGACTAAAGAGGCGCGCGCTCTGGCGTCCTCGACCGCGGACTTCAGAAGGCCGCGCTCGATCTCCTCATGCTTTTGCAGTCCAAAGCTGACGTTATTCACGGAGGCGGAACATTTTTCCGCGCTGCCGTCGATGACGGCGCCAAGGTCGGCAAGGTTCCGCACCGTAACGGCAAACGATACGGTCGCCGCGTAGCCCTTCTGGACGCGCTTCTCGCGCTCCGTCACATAATTCGGCGCAAGCTCATAACCCGTCGTTTTGAAATCCTTTGAGTCCACGCGGATAGAGGCAATGTATTTACTCAGCCTCTCTATCCTCTCCGCGAGCGCGGCGCGGGTCGAGGCGGCGCTCTTTCCATATTCGGTCATAGAGAGCGTCACCGAGGCCATATCAGGTTCAGTCTCAACGGAGGCGGTTCCGGTCACGGCGATGGAGTCGCGCTCCTCCGCCGCCGACGCGCTCGCGGAGACGGCGAATAC
This genomic interval from Cloacibacillus sp. contains the following:
- a CDS encoding cysteine hydrolase family protein, translating into MNLGLLLIDIQNDYFPNGKFELYRAEEAANQAKKILQSFREHGLPVFHVRHINQSPAAAFFVRDTEGVQIHKSVCPQDSETVIEKHTPDSFYQTNLKSELDKKDIRHLVVCGMMTHMCVDTTVRAARSLGYDITLIEDACATRDLEWNNAVVPAPVVQAAFMASLSGSFAEITTADKWKICGKTDK
- a CDS encoding SIMPL domain-containing protein (The SIMPL domain is named for its presence in mouse protein SIMPL (signalling molecule that associates with mouse pelle-like kinase). Bacterial member BP26, from Brucella, was shown to assemble into a channel-like structure, while YggE from E. coli has been associated with resistance to oxidative stress.), which gives rise to MKRTKYIAVVMLLMLSVFAVSASASAAEERDSIAVTGTASVETEPDMASVTLSMTEYGKSAASTRAALAERIERLSKYIASIRVDSKDFKTTGYELAPNYVTEREKRVQKGYAATVSFAVTVRNLADLGAVIDGSAEKCSASVNNVSFGLQKHEEIERGLLKSAVEDARARASLVASTGGRSLGRLVNANIGTAGAAPLARKNTVIGYSMMADAAMPATQLAAGVINVSVSVSLVFELK